One stretch of Nitrososphaerota archaeon DNA includes these proteins:
- a CDS encoding PEFG-CTERM sorting domain-containing protein — protein MKTIAIGSILMIFAVMAITPAFADHVTVEVSIPVGTSMPGCESTDECYVPAEVTIDVGSEVVWSNYDTASHSVTSGTPANGPDGNFDSNLFLSGRTFSHTFEEEGEFPYFCLVHPWMQGTVIVQAAAEEHTDEEHTDMETTDGHAHDEHGAMVMSQDGSVMVHIDSDEPAEGVEAMVSVEFVDADGNPIEHVNFEITVNQDDNQVLAETSQHAHSGVTEYTTSALSSDSPLDVQVTILGLGLPDDEANWTGPMGETVSAQVVPEFGPLAMIILAVAIVSIVAVTARSKVIPRL, from the coding sequence ATGAAGACAATAGCAATAGGATCCATTTTGATGATTTTTGCTGTTATGGCAATTACTCCTGCATTCGCAGATCATGTGACTGTCGAGGTTAGCATTCCAGTAGGGACATCAATGCCTGGCTGCGAATCAACCGACGAATGTTACGTTCCAGCCGAAGTAACAATTGATGTAGGAAGTGAAGTAGTGTGGTCAAATTACGACACTGCTTCACATAGCGTAACAAGCGGAACTCCAGCAAATGGTCCGGATGGAAACTTTGATAGCAATTTGTTCCTATCAGGACGAACTTTCTCACACACGTTTGAGGAAGAAGGTGAATTCCCATACTTTTGCCTAGTACACCCATGGATGCAAGGAACGGTAATTGTTCAGGCAGCCGCTGAAGAGCACACAGATGAGGAACACACTGATATGGAAACCACAGACGGTCATGCACATGATGAACATGGTGCAATGGTAATGTCACAGGACGGATCTGTCATGGTGCACATCGATTCTGATGAGCCAGCAGAAGGTGTAGAAGCTATGGTATCAGTTGAATTTGTTGATGCAGACGGAAACCCAATTGAGCACGTGAACTTTGAGATCACTGTGAATCAGGATGACAACCAAGTCCTAGCTGAAACATCTCAACATGCACATAGTGGTGTCACAGAATACACAACTTCAGCTCTAAGCTCTGACAGCCCACTAGATGTTCAAGTCACAATCCTTGGATTAGGATTGCCAGATGACGAGGCAAACTGGACTGGTCCAATGGGCGAAACAGTATCTGCTCAAGTAGTACCAGAATTTGGTCCACTTGCAATGATAATCTTGGCAGTAGCCATAGTAAGCATTGTTGCAGTTACAGCACGATCTAAAGTAATTCCAAGACTTTAG
- a CDS encoding copper-binding protein has translation MVAIPIFADFQQLPTDQGTLLVNISTDPEKPSVTEQTKLKIDFINPQTNVIQEHIDYKVTVTNDGMPIFGPIPSTHTSLGSVTIPIEFKGGENKISIHVEGILFQPIPLETVYFNVIAQEATPPPPDVPESGCLIATAAHGTELAPQVQMLREIRDNILFGTGSGKTFMSGFNEFYYSFSPNIADLERQSPVFREMVKATMTPMLVTLSILSYSDIDSESEMLGYGIGVILLNAGIYFVIPAIAIIKTRKFIKKFTK, from the coding sequence GTGGTTGCTATTCCAATATTTGCAGACTTTCAGCAATTACCAACTGATCAGGGCACGCTACTAGTCAACATATCAACAGACCCAGAGAAGCCAAGTGTAACTGAGCAGACAAAGCTAAAAATCGACTTTATCAACCCACAGACAAACGTAATACAAGAGCACATTGACTACAAAGTAACGGTTACAAATGATGGAATGCCAATCTTTGGCCCAATACCTAGTACCCATACATCTTTAGGATCAGTTACAATACCAATTGAATTCAAAGGCGGTGAAAACAAAATATCAATTCATGTTGAGGGAATTTTGTTCCAGCCAATTCCATTAGAAACGGTTTACTTTAATGTAATCGCACAAGAAGCAACACCTCCTCCACCCGATGTACCAGAATCGGGTTGCCTTATCGCAACTGCAGCACATGGAACGGAGCTTGCACCTCAGGTCCAAATGTTGCGAGAAATCAGGGACAATATCCTGTTTGGGACAGGTTCAGGTAAGACATTCATGTCTGGATTCAACGAATTTTATTATTCATTTAGTCCAAACATTGCTGATCTGGAAAGGCAGAGTCCAGTTTTCAGGGAAATGGTAAAAGCTACCATGACTCCGATGTTAGTGACTCTATCAATTCTAAGCTATTCAGATATTGATTCGGAATCAGAGATGCTAGGCTATGGAATTGGTGTGATTCTGCTCAATGCAGGAATTTACTTTGTAATACCAGCGATTGCAATTATTAAAACTAGAAAATTTATTAAAAAATTCACCAAATGA
- a CDS encoding nucleotide-binding protein has protein sequence MTMKQEFIDVVKSGRVLTKKCAKCSHLHLATVYFCQNCGAKGFENKILNGTGVVATYTIITVPPAGFEKYTPYAWVVMKIDGYDIRISGFLGGIASPAQLPVGAKIKISGYDDRGILLEKQ, from the coding sequence TTGACAATGAAGCAAGAATTCATAGATGTTGTCAAGTCAGGTAGGGTTCTAACCAAAAAATGCGCAAAATGCAGTCATTTGCACCTAGCAACTGTGTATTTCTGCCAAAACTGCGGCGCAAAGGGCTTTGAGAATAAAATCCTAAATGGCACAGGCGTGGTTGCCACGTATACAATAATCACGGTTCCTCCGGCAGGCTTTGAAAAATATACCCCATATGCCTGGGTTGTAATGAAAATAGACGGTTATGATATTCGAATTTCCGGCTTTTTGGGTGGAATTGCTTCCCCTGCACAACTCCCAGTTGGCGCTAAGATCAAAATATCGGGCTATGATGATCGAGGAATTCTTCTAGAAAAACAGTAA
- a CDS encoding thiolase domain-containing protein, producing MEKVCVLGAGSTKYGKLEDSITDITIQASVGAIESAGIDPKEIQAGYISNVFGIADKQVHLGPVIMSDLGIPEKPSLSIESACGSGSVSFREAFANVAAGFYDAVLVAGTEKVTHTGTEWTTTYFSYCSDFFYEGGAGASFPGLFASMARAYLTEFKATEEDLARVAVKNHENGLLNPKAHLRKKITIDDVLNSAVVASPLKLYDCCPFSDGASAVILCSEKFAKEHSKDYVNVIGSGRGGSPATLQGRDHMTTIPSTKLAAQAAYKMAGITPRDIDFAEVHDCFTIAEIVDTEDLGFFEKGHGVQAVREGRTAKNGDIAINPSGGLKAKGHPIGATGVGQVVEVFEQLTGKAGERTVQDAKIGLTHNFGATGASCAVHIFQSV from the coding sequence GTGGAAAAGGTCTGCGTTCTTGGCGCTGGTAGCACCAAATATGGAAAATTAGAAGACAGCATTACGGATATCACTATTCAGGCATCAGTTGGCGCAATCGAAAGTGCAGGAATCGATCCAAAAGAGATCCAAGCAGGCTACATCTCTAATGTCTTTGGCATTGCAGACAAGCAGGTACACTTAGGCCCAGTAATAATGAGCGACCTTGGAATTCCAGAAAAACCATCATTATCAATTGAATCTGCGTGCGGTTCCGGCTCGGTATCATTTAGAGAGGCATTTGCTAATGTTGCAGCTGGATTTTACGATGCGGTTTTGGTTGCGGGAACAGAAAAGGTGACCCATACAGGTACTGAGTGGACTACAACTTACTTTTCATATTGCTCTGATTTCTTTTATGAGGGCGGTGCGGGTGCATCATTTCCTGGATTGTTTGCGTCAATGGCACGTGCATATTTGACTGAGTTCAAGGCAACAGAAGAAGACCTTGCTCGTGTCGCAGTAAAAAACCATGAGAACGGCCTTCTAAACCCAAAAGCACACTTGCGAAAGAAAATTACAATTGATGATGTACTGAATTCAGCAGTGGTGGCAAGCCCACTAAAACTATACGACTGCTGTCCGTTCTCTGACGGTGCAAGCGCAGTCATACTTTGTAGCGAAAAATTCGCAAAAGAACACTCTAAGGATTATGTTAATGTAATTGGATCGGGAAGGGGTGGATCACCTGCAACCCTCCAAGGAAGAGATCACATGACTACCATACCAAGCACAAAACTGGCTGCCCAAGCAGCATACAAGATGGCAGGAATCACACCAAGAGACATTGATTTTGCCGAAGTGCATGACTGCTTTACAATTGCAGAAATTGTGGACACTGAGGACTTGGGATTTTTTGAGAAAGGCCATGGCGTTCAGGCAGTAAGAGAGGGCAGAACCGCCAAGAACGGTGACATTGCTATCAATCCATCAGGTGGACTGAAAGCAAAGGGACATCCAATTGGCGCAACAGGCGTAGGGCAAGTAGTTGAAGTATTTGAGCAATTAACAGGTAAAGCAGGTGAGCGCACCGTTCAGGACGCAAAAATCGGCTTGACCCACAACTTTGGCGCAACTGGAGCCAGCTGCGCAGTTCACATTTTCCAAAGCGTGTAA
- a CDS encoding helix-turn-helix domain-containing protein, producing the protein MSIEDAGMIDPKKSGGILQSTSKRVRMIFSVMASPNRIDILRILNSKGPLTYSELKSLAGFKSKKESGKFAYHLRKLLRQSLVALNKSERRYTITNLGKLVLSLARQIEERSIIESGKMYVRTSHESIEEFNSHKIIQSLVREGSLPLELAQKITEEVENRIYKYQTTYLTGSLIREMVNSVLLEHGHEEYRNKLTRLGMPVFDIQEILTNVDNIDNGAQGLFFKSGQTIFAENLLLNALPKDVADSHLSGDIHISNPGIWSLLPDTIFFNLKELIEDGIDLKGKFLGVSRIATVKTLDNLMSSLSMIISLASKEASKEIILDGLVQLCAKHAKNMTELEEKLVDSLVTSSTASKYTKEPTLVSFRIQLGAEPKVVAAILNAYKNYVKMTPVPQVGLVVDYSAGKVSDVSQTVSEIISIGGKVLFSKDETSYSGITRIKAKNSTSSINLQSLTINLPRLAFESNKDETYFRARLALLMKPPLAAMSLRKKDISDLTRRGLNPVLAANTQYMQRSSVGLVVNLVGLKEAVFNILGYSDDKEGHEILYKVLQTAVDVAEKKGKEMGDSVIVTMTESDGTPRFSSLDGEKYGKMSVLKSLESGGYSQGVVILASELDSLSAKSEKISDANKKAKILNGGLLVQLRFERDSKAEDIKKAIEKTSDLIGSFRPSKDVPICGNCGFKDEKLFEKCPSCKSPYIIS; encoded by the coding sequence ATGAGTATTGAGGATGCTGGGATGATCGATCCCAAAAAGTCTGGGGGAATTTTACAATCTACATCAAAACGCGTAAGAATGATCTTCTCTGTCATGGCAAGTCCAAATAGAATTGACATACTGAGAATCCTAAACTCCAAGGGACCACTAACATATTCTGAACTAAAGTCACTTGCTGGATTCAAATCCAAAAAGGAAAGTGGAAAATTTGCATATCACTTAAGAAAGTTACTGAGGCAGTCGCTTGTTGCGCTAAACAAATCCGAGAGGCGCTACACCATCACAAATCTCGGCAAGCTAGTACTAAGTCTGGCTCGCCAAATAGAAGAGCGCTCTATAATAGAGTCTGGCAAAATGTATGTGCGAACCTCGCATGAATCAATTGAGGAGTTCAACTCTCACAAAATCATCCAGTCTCTAGTCCGAGAAGGAAGTCTTCCACTAGAATTAGCGCAAAAAATCACCGAAGAAGTGGAAAATCGCATTTACAAATACCAAACAACCTACCTTACAGGTTCACTCATTCGTGAAATGGTAAATTCTGTGCTGCTAGAACACGGACATGAGGAATACCGCAACAAGCTAACACGCTTGGGCATGCCTGTCTTTGACATTCAAGAAATACTCACAAATGTCGACAATATCGACAATGGTGCACAAGGCCTATTCTTCAAGTCTGGCCAAACAATCTTTGCAGAAAATCTCCTACTAAACGCATTACCTAAGGATGTGGCAGACTCACATCTCTCAGGCGACATTCACATTTCAAATCCGGGAATCTGGTCGTTGCTTCCTGATACGATCTTCTTTAATCTTAAAGAACTCATCGAAGATGGAATTGATCTCAAGGGCAAATTCCTAGGAGTCAGCAGAATTGCAACAGTCAAGACACTGGACAATCTAATGTCATCTCTGTCAATGATCATATCTTTGGCCTCAAAGGAAGCATCAAAGGAAATAATTCTGGACGGCCTAGTTCAACTTTGCGCAAAACATGCAAAGAATATGACAGAACTAGAAGAAAAACTGGTCGACTCACTGGTCACCTCCTCTACTGCATCTAAGTATACAAAAGAGCCGACACTGGTATCGTTTAGAATTCAGTTGGGTGCAGAGCCCAAGGTTGTAGCAGCAATACTAAATGCATACAAGAACTATGTCAAGATGACTCCAGTACCTCAAGTTGGACTAGTCGTTGATTATTCTGCAGGTAAAGTATCTGATGTTTCGCAAACCGTTTCTGAAATCATATCTATTGGTGGCAAAGTTCTCTTCTCAAAAGACGAGACATCATATAGCGGAATTACAAGAATCAAGGCAAAGAACAGTACTTCATCAATAAACCTGCAATCACTGACAATAAACCTACCAAGACTTGCGTTTGAATCAAACAAGGATGAGACTTACTTTAGAGCAAGACTTGCATTGTTAATGAAGCCGCCACTTGCTGCAATGTCTTTACGCAAAAAAGACATATCAGATCTTACCAGACGTGGACTAAATCCAGTCCTTGCAGCAAACACGCAATACATGCAGAGAAGCTCAGTCGGACTGGTTGTAAATCTGGTAGGCCTAAAGGAGGCAGTCTTTAACATATTGGGCTATTCAGACGACAAGGAAGGCCATGAAATACTCTACAAAGTCCTCCAGACGGCAGTCGATGTAGCCGAGAAAAAGGGTAAGGAAATGGGTGACTCTGTCATAGTCACCATGACAGAATCTGACGGCACGCCTAGATTTAGCTCACTGGACGGAGAAAAATACGGCAAAATGTCAGTTCTCAAATCACTAGAAAGCGGCGGCTACTCACAAGGAGTCGTCATTTTAGCCTCGGAATTAGACTCACTGAGTGCAAAATCCGAGAAAATCTCAGACGCCAACAAGAAAGCCAAGATCCTAAACGGAGGCTTGCTGGTACAGTTACGATTTGAGCGTGATTCCAAGGCGGAAGACATCAAAAAAGCAATAGAAAAGACAAGCGATCTAATCGGCTCCTTTAGACCAAGCAAGGACGTTCCCATATGCGGCAATTGCGGCTTCAAGGACGAAAAGCTCTTTGAGAAATGTCCATCCTGCAAATCCCCGTATATCATCAGCTAA
- a CDS encoding peptidase: protein MIVVTVVPFTGIAFGHGLGMDMAPPISFEGMKVTVMTTLDPRDITVGNVNTANIGVRFYDTLSDKNLDSVTYRIEVFRNEKLLARNLFYDQDGLLNIQVKPQTKCSETESWRCTKYFGEEDLISGGLMARGNSVPIIQGPIFDKGGLYNINVVIEGATSPKALVADPLIFETFVSVAQDQNFIIKTAQAKEIPVIVKTYYDEVTDFKFDSNDSSISFNMPFNWDPTYIKLVQVVHEEIRIPKSFLPYGEGKQFKGYVNGVEVDNRVLLLDPYSYEDKNVIHFLVTGTELDRINNKLGSKQTPDLMIFKLVPQEGSSTNSIELKFENGATGKISWDSKYGAGQDIPFEFSFFDNNKNLLRDIHYGYEILDKNGKQIAVNTGSDPNMAGILASEGIDIQKIKIPTQDMYKFRLLLLGQGMPVNLKYSGIIEGVLEVGAPGKTIPSDLITPSLTYTIPSWIKTNAKFWSDGKITDKDFVNGIQYLIKQKIIKIPSTQKEGSGSSTIPVWVKNSAKFWADGKTTDDDFVNGIQFLIKSGIIKV from the coding sequence ATGATAGTTGTAACTGTAGTTCCTTTTACAGGAATTGCATTCGGACACGGACTAGGTATGGATATGGCCCCACCAATAAGCTTTGAAGGAATGAAGGTCACCGTTATGACTACTTTAGATCCCAGAGACATAACTGTGGGCAATGTGAATACTGCTAACATAGGCGTGAGATTTTACGACACACTTAGCGACAAAAATCTTGATTCAGTAACATATCGAATTGAGGTCTTTAGAAACGAAAAACTACTGGCAAGAAATCTGTTTTATGATCAGGATGGTCTATTAAACATCCAAGTAAAACCCCAGACCAAATGTTCTGAGACTGAGTCATGGAGATGCACCAAATACTTTGGAGAGGAGGACCTAATTTCGGGAGGACTAATGGCAAGGGGCAACAGCGTACCAATAATTCAAGGGCCGATATTTGACAAAGGTGGACTGTATAACATCAACGTAGTAATTGAGGGTGCCACAAGTCCAAAGGCACTCGTAGCGGATCCATTGATATTTGAGACTTTTGTCAGTGTTGCACAAGATCAAAACTTTATCATCAAAACTGCCCAAGCAAAAGAAATTCCAGTAATTGTAAAGACGTACTATGATGAAGTAACTGATTTCAAATTTGACTCAAACGACAGTTCAATTTCGTTTAACATGCCATTTAATTGGGATCCTACATACATCAAACTTGTACAGGTTGTTCATGAAGAAATCCGTATCCCAAAGTCATTTTTGCCATATGGAGAGGGCAAGCAGTTCAAGGGCTATGTTAATGGTGTTGAAGTAGACAATAGAGTATTACTACTTGATCCATATTCGTATGAAGACAAAAACGTGATACACTTTCTGGTAACCGGAACCGAACTTGATAGAATCAACAACAAACTCGGCTCAAAACAAACCCCAGATCTAATGATATTCAAACTAGTTCCACAGGAAGGATCTTCCACAAACTCGATTGAACTAAAGTTTGAAAACGGTGCAACTGGAAAAATTTCATGGGATAGTAAATATGGAGCGGGACAAGACATCCCATTCGAGTTTTCATTTTTTGATAATAACAAAAACCTGCTAAGGGATATTCACTATGGATATGAAATACTAGATAAAAATGGAAAACAAATTGCAGTTAACACTGGATCTGATCCAAACATGGCTGGAATTTTGGCAAGCGAGGGAATAGACATACAAAAAATCAAAATCCCAACACAAGACATGTACAAATTCCGTCTGCTTTTGTTAGGCCAAGGAATGCCTGTGAATCTGAAATACTCCGGCATAATTGAAGGGGTTTTGGAAGTGGGGGCTCCAGGCAAGACAATTCCATCCGATTTGATAACTCCTTCTCTTACATACACAATTCCATCATGGATCAAAACCAACGCTAAGTTCTGGTCTGATGGAAAAATAACAGACAAGGACTTTGTAAACGGAATTCAATATTTAATAAAACAAAAAATAATCAAGATTCCCTCAACACAAAAAGAAGGGTCTGGTTCATCCACAATCCCTGTATGGGTCAAAAATTCCGCCAAGTTCTGGGCGGATGGTAAGACGACTGATGATGACTTTGTCAACGGCATACAATTTCTAATCAAATCTGGAATAATCAAAGTATAA
- a CDS encoding rhomboid family intramembrane serine protease — translation MLPIRDENPKPAGYKPMMTIALIAANVIIFFVEVAITGQFFEFNNNRAAAFFFDWGAVPACVSGDRILNFQNVEIECPPEPMITLLTSTFLHGGALHLGGNMLFLWIFGDNIELKFGRLKFLGIYLMWGIVAGLVHIVGDLNSPIPAVGASGAISGVLGAYLVMFPRAKITTFMMLGFFMRMTNVSAKFFLPFWLIFQNLLPLFVGGFGFGSGGVAYLAHIGGFVIGLATGYAYKKMRSGDFTYGTSYGTRYGWKGDI, via the coding sequence ATGCTTCCAATTAGGGACGAAAATCCAAAACCAGCTGGCTACAAGCCAATGATGACAATCGCCCTGATTGCGGCAAACGTGATAATTTTCTTCGTGGAAGTTGCAATAACTGGTCAGTTCTTTGAATTCAACAATAATCGGGCAGCTGCGTTTTTCTTTGATTGGGGGGCAGTTCCTGCCTGTGTCTCTGGCGATCGAATCCTGAATTTTCAGAACGTAGAGATTGAATGTCCTCCAGAACCAATGATTACTCTGCTTACCTCCACATTTCTCCACGGCGGTGCACTACACCTTGGCGGCAACATGCTGTTTTTGTGGATCTTTGGAGATAACATTGAGCTGAAATTCGGCCGACTAAAATTCCTTGGAATCTATCTGATGTGGGGAATTGTGGCAGGTCTAGTCCATATTGTGGGCGATCTGAACAGTCCGATTCCAGCGGTGGGAGCATCTGGCGCAATCTCTGGTGTTTTGGGAGCATATTTGGTGATGTTTCCGCGAGCAAAAATTACCACGTTTATGATGCTTGGATTCTTTATGAGAATGACAAATGTTTCTGCCAAATTCTTTTTGCCTTTTTGGCTCATCTTCCAGAACTTACTTCCGTTGTTTGTAGGCGGATTTGGCTTTGGCTCTGGTGGTGTTGCGTACTTAGCCCACATTGGGGGATTTGTAATTGGTCTTGCTACTGGATATGCATACAAGAAAATGCGCAGCGGTGATTTCACATATGGAACTAGTTATGGCACTCGATATGGCTGGAAGGGCGACATCTAG
- a CDS encoding 4-oxalocrotonate tautomerase, with product MPIITVSMYPGRTTKQKEEFAKAITKAAVEILKTKESHVIVVFEDNPKENWYLAGSPL from the coding sequence ATGCCAATAATTACAGTCTCAATGTATCCTGGCAGAACCACAAAACAAAAAGAAGAATTTGCAAAGGCAATCACAAAGGCTGCAGTTGAAATTCTCAAGACTAAAGAGTCTCATGTAATAGTGGTCTTTGAGGACAATCCAAAAGAAAATTGGTACCTTGCAGGAAGCCCCCTGTAA
- a CDS encoding carbon-nitrogen hydrolase family protein, producing the protein MKIAIVQFKASTDKKKNLSKILDYISTAAKKGARLCAFPEFMMFHTTSNQSAMQLVEQAETITGDFITQIARAARKNKIEVVGTIYEKSKKKDRVYDTAFVISKSGKILSTYRKIHLYDALGFRESDKLEPGNKIVPPTKTTLGKIGMLICYDLRFPEMSRILASSGSEILVVPSAWVQGPHKEEHWLALNKTRAIENGCYVIAPGHLGNIYCGRSLVVNPYGKILLDMKHKSGIGIADISLELVKKTRLSMPLLKNRRTDIYSDLSL; encoded by the coding sequence ATGAAGATAGCTATAGTACAGTTCAAGGCGTCAACTGACAAGAAAAAAAATCTTTCAAAAATTCTGGATTATATTTCTACAGCTGCAAAAAAAGGTGCGCGACTCTGCGCATTTCCTGAATTCATGATGTTCCACACCACATCAAATCAGTCTGCAATGCAACTAGTGGAGCAAGCAGAGACAATCACTGGAGATTTTATTACACAAATAGCAAGAGCTGCCAGAAAAAACAAAATAGAAGTTGTTGGGACTATATACGAAAAAAGCAAGAAAAAGGATCGTGTCTACGACACTGCGTTTGTAATTAGCAAATCAGGCAAAATATTATCGACATACAGAAAAATCCATCTGTATGATGCGCTTGGTTTTAGAGAATCTGATAAACTAGAGCCTGGCAACAAAATTGTACCTCCAACTAAGACGACGCTTGGCAAAATTGGCATGCTCATATGCTATGATCTGAGGTTTCCTGAAATGTCAAGAATTTTGGCCTCATCCGGCTCTGAAATTCTGGTTGTACCGTCTGCGTGGGTGCAAGGGCCACACAAGGAAGAGCACTGGCTTGCGCTAAACAAAACCCGCGCAATAGAGAACGGATGCTATGTCATCGCACCAGGACACCTAGGCAACATTTACTGCGGAAGGAGCCTAGTGGTGAATCCCTATGGAAAAATATTACTGGACATGAAACACAAGTCGGGAATTGGAATTGCAGACATATCACTGGAGCTAGTCAAAAAGACAAGGTTGTCGATGCCTCTCCTAAAGAACAGGAGAACCGACATCTATTCTGATCTCAGTCTTTAG
- a CDS encoding DNA topoisomerase, translating into MRQYYDTNSFLSWSASKKKYVILGSNEPKNGLVPCPNCKIGKLMVIRSRKTKKRFMGCSNYYNGCKASSPMLQKAMIYATKSACPECQWPMILYRYSRKQKWVKQCANYHCPSKKPKD; encoded by the coding sequence ATGCGCCAATACTATGACACAAATTCCTTTCTGTCATGGTCAGCAAGTAAAAAAAAGTACGTGATTTTGGGATCAAACGAGCCAAAGAACGGACTGGTACCATGTCCCAATTGCAAAATAGGCAAACTTATGGTTATTCGGTCAAGAAAGACTAAGAAGAGATTCATGGGGTGCTCTAATTACTATAATGGTTGCAAGGCGTCATCGCCAATGCTCCAAAAGGCGATGATCTATGCTACAAAATCTGCATGTCCAGAGTGTCAGTGGCCCATGATATTATACAGATATTCCAGAAAGCAGAAATGGGTAAAGCAATGCGCAAATTACCACTGCCCATCAAAAAAACCTAAAGACTGA